A window of the Cicer arietinum cultivar CDC Frontier isolate Library 1 chromosome 6, Cicar.CDCFrontier_v2.0, whole genome shotgun sequence genome harbors these coding sequences:
- the LOC140920632 gene encoding uncharacterized protein gives MAKICFSMPRFGSFQIANGWPPYCEPGSDPISAANMSVSNDKIPTNLLILDSKNYDKWYKQRKVLFGYQDVLDMITNDITPLGEEATTVQQAKFKEDKKKDYKALFLIHSCVDSDNFEKVGDCDSAKTAWGILEKAYAGADKAKVVRKGEGSSKGGGQDNYKSFDKSTKKCYNCQKLGHFARECRAKPRENYADEAKVARQDVDYDNTVLVMIMEENYDIKEVLDNNCDKRKLFDNNYCSAEKTAKTHSEKSAMVTVQDGVQGRNEWYLDSGCSTHMTGRKDWFVKINQATRSRVKFADDTTLATDGVGDVLIMRRDGGHSLIKDVLYIPGIKCNLLSIGQLLERNYMIRMENKVLRVLDQNGILILKAPMAANRTFKIELEIIEHRCLATAASRDE, from the exons ATGGCTAAAATTTGTTTTTCCATGCCTAGATTTGGGAGCTTTCAAATTGCCAATGGATGGCCTCCATACTGCG agcctggtTCAGATCCAATTTCCGCTGCAAACATGTCCGTTTCCAATGACAAAATCCCTACCAACCTTCTGATTCTTGATTCGAAGAATTATGACAAATGGTACAAACAAAGGAAAGTTTTGTTTGGATATCAAGATGTTCTTGATATGATTACCAATGACATTACTCCTCTTGGTGAAGAGGCTACAACAGTTCAACAAGCGAAATTCAAGGAAGATAAGAAGAAAGACTACAAGGCCCTCTTCTTGATTCATTCTTGCGTCGATAGTGACAACTTCGAAAAGGTTGGCGATTGCGACTCGGCGAAGACAGCTTGGGGTATCCTTGAGAAAGCTTATGCTGGTGCGGATAAGGCAAAGGTGGTGAG GAAAGGTGAGGGCAGTTCCAAAGGTGGTGGTCAAGACAACTACAAGTCGTTCGACAAAAGTACCAAGAAGTGTTACAATTGTCAAAAGCTTGGGCATTTCGCAAGAGAGTGTAGAGCGAAACCAAGGGAGAATTATGCGGATGAGGCTAAGGTTGCTAGGCAAGATGTGGATTATGATAACACGGTTCTTGTGATGATCATGGAAGAGAACTACGACATTAAAGAGGTGCTGGACAACAACTGTGACAAGAGGAAGTTGTTTGACAACAACTATTGCAGTGCAGAAAAAACTGCAAAAACGCATTCGGAGAAAAGCGCAATGGTAACAGTTCAAGATGGAGTCCAAGGGAGAAATGAGTGGTACTTGGACTCAGGTTGTTCGACACATATGACAGGAAGAAAGGATTGGTTCGTGAAGATCAATCAAGCCACGCGAAGTAGAGTGAAATTCGCGGATGATACGACATTAGCGACTGACGGTGTCGGTGATGTTTTGATCATGAGAAGGGATGGTGGTCATTCCTTGATCAAAGACGTGTTGTACATTCCAGGAATCAAGTGTAATCTCTTGAGTATTGGCCAATTGCTTGAGAGGAATTACATGATTCGGATGGAAAACAAGGTTTTGCGCGTTTTGGACCAAAACGGTATTTTGATCCTTAAGGCTCCTATGGCTGCCAATAGGACTTTCAAGATTGAGTTGGAAATCATAGAGCATAGGTGCTTAGCTACAGCGGCAAGTCGTGATGAATGA